A section of the Struthio camelus isolate bStrCam1 chromosome 18, bStrCam1.hap1, whole genome shotgun sequence genome encodes:
- the MAFB gene encoding transcription factor MafB produces MAGELSIGAELPTSPLAMEYVNDFDLMKFDVKKEPLGRNDRSGRHCTRLQPAGSVSSTPISTPCSSVPSSPSFSPTEQKTHLEDLYWMANSYQQMNPEALNLTPEDAVEALIGSHQVSQQLQGFESFRAHHHHHHHHHQHHHQYPAVTHEDLAGSGHPHHHHHHHHQASPTPSTSSSSSQQLQNSHQQHPPSSSVEDRFSDDQLVSMSVRELNRHLRGFTKDEVIRLKQKRRTLKNRGYAQSCRYKRVQQKHHLENEKTQLIQQVEQLKQEVTRLARERDAYKLKCEKLASNGFREAGSTSDNPSSPEFFM; encoded by the coding sequence ATGGCCGGAGAGCTCAGCATCGGAGCCGAGCTGCCCACTAGTCCCCTGGCCATGGAGTATGTCAACGACTTCGACCTGATGAAGTTCGACGTGAAGAAAGAGCCCCTGGGCAGGAACGACCGCTCCGGCAGGCACTGCACTCGCCTGCAGCCTGCCGGCTCCGTCTCCTCCACCCCCATCAGCACCCCCTGCAGCTCCGTGCCCTCATCGCCCAGCTTCAGCCCCACTGAGCAGAAGACCCACTTGGAGGACCTGTACTGGATGGCCAACAGCTACCAGCAGATGAACCCCGAGGCGCTGAACCTCACCCCGGAGGACGCCGTCGAAGCCCTCATTGGGTCCCACCAGGTGTCCCAGCAGCTGCAAGGCTTTGAGAGCTTCCGGgcccaccatcaccaccaccatcatcatcaccagcaccaccaccagtACCCCGCAGTCACCCACGAAGACCTGGCCGGCAGCgggcacccccaccaccaccatcaccatcaccaccaggcCTCTCCcaccccctccacctcctccagctcctcccagcagctccAGAACTCGCACCAGCAGCATCCCCCCTCTAGCAGCGTGGAGGACCGGTTCTCGGATGACCAGCTGGTCTCCATGTCCGTGAGGGAGCTCAACAGGCACCTCCGAGGCTTCACCAAAGACGAGGTGATCCGCctcaagcagaagaggaggacCTTGAAGAACAGGGGCTATGCCCAGTCCTGCAGGTATAAACGTGTCCAGCAGAAACATCACCTGGAGAACGAAAAAACCCAGCTAATTCAGCAGGTGGAACAGCTCAAGCAAGAAGTGACCCGGCTTGCCAGAGAGAGAGACGCCTACAAGCTCAAGTGTGAGAAACTTGCCAGCAATGGCTTCAGAGAGGCCGGCTCCACCAGTGACAACCCGTCTTCCCCCGAGTTCTTCATGTGA